The Zymobacter palmae DNA window CAACGCTTCCGACGAGACTTCTGCATTATCTTTATGGGCAAGCGCTTTTGCTGTCTGAAAGATAAATACCGCAAGGAGTATCCAAAATACAACCTGGGTAACTATATAAAAAATATTAACGGCATAAATTACAAACAGATGCGAATAATAATCACCAGAAGACACTATTATCCGAGCAATAATATTTGCGATATTGCTTATCAGTATAAGTAATGTTGCCACCAACATTATCCACGATAACCCTTTCCTCACCGGAACCAACCGGGTCAAAATAATAACTATAACGGCAATCTCAGGCAACATTTCCAATAGAATCGGCCATATGTATGCTAGAGCCATTGTTTCCCCCTTCAAAAATATAGCAATCAGAATATTAATTAAAATGCGCCCAGAATACTGCACCCAAATAACGATAATGTCAAATAAACACGTAACGCTCTATCAACGAACTATACTATTAACTGACTAACCTATATTCTCATACTCAATTTAAAACGTAGAAAAGGCAGCCTTTGTGGGCTGCCTTTTCTTTTATTTATACATAGCGCATTGAAACACTCACCATCAACTGGCTAGCGTCATACCATCAATCAGCCAACTGCCTGTATGCAGGTTGCTACGCATATCCGTGTCATCGCCAATGGCCTGTAAATTACGGAACATGTCACGTAGGTTGCCTGCGATCGTGAAGTTTTCGACCGGATAGGCCACTCTGCCGTCTTCGATCCAGAAACCTGCCGCACCGCGCGAGTAATCCCCCGTCACGGTATTAACGCCTTGCCCCATTAGCTCCGTGATCAGTACGCCGTTGCCGATCTGGCGCAACAGGTCATCGTATGCCGTCAGCGGTGCGTCGATGCGCAGGTTGCGCGCACCGCCAGCATTGCCGGTCGTGGTCATGCCCAAACGACGTGCACTGTAAGCGGACAGCATATAGCTGGCCAGCGTGCCCTGTTCAACGAAGCGATTGTCGCGGGTATACACGCCATCGCCATCGAAAGTACTGCTTGCAAGCGCTCCGCGTAGCTGAGGCTGTTCCAGCAGCGAGAACCACTCGGGGAAGATTCGTTCGCCTAGCGCGCCATGCAGGAACGAGGCTTCGCGGAACAGAGCCCCTCCAGCGATGGCGCTCAGAAAGTGCCCCGCCAGCGTACGTGTCATAGCCGGAGCCATAACAACAGGGTAACGGCCCGTTTCGGGACGACGGCCGCCTAGGCGAGCGAGAGCTTTGTCGGCAGCCTGCTGGCCGATAAGCTGTCCCTCAACCAGCTGACGGGGATCACGCGCAGAGGTGTACTCGTAGTCACGCTGCATGCCATCGCCTTCACCTGCGATCAACACGCACGACAGGCCATGAGAAGTACGCTGCTGGCAGCCTGTGAAGCCGTTGCTGTTGCCGTAGACCGCAGCACTGCTGGATGTTGAGCAGGAGGCTCCTTCGGAGTTACGAATGCCTTCGACGGCCAATCCCGCTTCTTCACACGCCTGGGCGTAGGCAATAGCCTGCTCGGCGGTGATGTCCCACGGGTGATACTGATCCATGTCCGGCAGCTCTCGCGCCATTAGATCAGCCTCTGCCAGCCCGGCGGCGCTATCTTCTTCGGTAAAGCGGGCAATATCGCAGGCCTTCTCTACCGTCGCTCGGATCGCCTCGGGGCGCGTATCCGACGTCGAGGCACTGCCCTTGCGCTGGCCGCGATAGACCGTGATGCCAATGTACTGATCACGCGACTGGGACAGAGTATCCACATCCCCTTTGCGCACGCTGACTTCCATGTTCTGTGAAGCGCTGGCAGCCACCTCGCAGGCGGTTACACCATACTGCTTAGCCTGAGCGAGCGCATCTTCGACGCGCGCGGTCAGAAGCATACGCTCCGCTTCGATATCGAACGTTCCGCTCATGCGGTTCTCCTGCCTCGGCAGCCGCTGTACGTGGACTGCTCTTTTCATGAAATCGCGTCTCGATGCAGAGCCACTGCATTGAGCCTGTTATACTGGCGCCATTCTCTTACAGGACTAGGATGCCGAAATGTCGACACCTTCTGACCGTGATGCTGCTCTTGAGCAGCAGGATCTGCCACCCAGCAAATCCGAACTGAAACGCCAAATGGAGCACCTGCAAAAACTGGGGCGCCAGATCATTGAGCTGTCGCCTGAAATTCGTGCTCGCTTGCCACTCTCCGACGACATGCTGGCAGCCGTCGAGGAAATGGGCCGCATTCGCGCCAATGAAGCGCGTCGCCGCCACATGCAATACGTCGGTAGGGTGATGCGCAGTGAAGACATCGCCGGTATCGAAGCGGCTTTTCTAGCCATGGAGCAGGAAGAAGACCTTCGCAACCGCGAGTTTCACCTGCTTGAACAGACCCGTGACCGCTTGATCGCCGAAGGCGACGATTTTGCTGGCGAGATCATGGCGCAGTACCCCGATATCGACCGCCAGCTGCTGCGTCAGCTCATTCGCAACGCGCGTCGCGAACGCGATGCAGGCAAGCCGCCGGCCAGCGCTCGCAAGCTGTTCCGCCTGCTGCGCGATGTGTCGGGCCTGTAAGGGCCTACTCACCTTTTCCTGCTGGCGGCAGCCGTGCTGCCCTATCAAGCGAGGGTGGTCATCATGCCTGTTTCACAGGAGGAGTACCACCCCGCGGAACCGTGCCCGTTCGTTCTGCGATCAGGCACGGTGAACGGCAGCAAGCCGCCTTTTTCTGCTAGAACAGCCCGGTCACTCGACCATCGGGCAGCACATCCATGTCCAGCGCTGCAGGACGCTTGGGCAGCCCCGGCATAGTCATTACGTTCCCCGTCAAGGCGGCGATGAAACCTGCACCCAGCGAGACCTGGAATTCACGAACGTGCAGCACGAAGTCCGAAGGACGTCCAAGTAGAGTAGGATCATCCGACAGCGAGTACTGAGTCTTAGCAACGCAGACGCACAGCCGATCCCAGCCCAGGCGCTTGAAATCCGCCAACTGCTTGGCAGCCTTTGATGAAAACTCGACGCCTTTCCCACCGTAGACGCGTGTTACCAGCGTCTGCAGCTTGTCCTCAATCGACGCAGCGGTGTCATATAGCGGGCGATAGTGTCCCTTGTGCTGCTTAATGAGCGCCAGCACCTCTTTTGCTAGTGTTTCACCACCCGCCCCACCTTCCGACCAGACACGGCTTTCAGCAACAGGATAGTCGCGCGCATCGCACCAGCTGTTGATGAACGCCAGCTCATCCTCTGTATCACTGGTGAAACGGTTGATGGCGACCACGAACGGCAATCCGAACGCCTTAATGGTCTCGATGTGCTTCTCAAGATTCTCCATCCCACGCGCCAGCGCTTCGACATCTTCATAGCCGAGCTGGTCTCGTGCCACACCGCCGTGCATCTTAAGCGCTCGCGCCGTTGCAACGATGACAACTGCTTTCGGTGACAGGCCGCCCATGCGCGCCTTGATGTCGAGGAACTTTTCAGCCCCCAGATCTGCGCCGAACCCTGCTTCGGTGACCACGTAATCGCCCAGCTTGAGCGCCATACGGGTCGCCAACAGGCTGTTGCAACCGTGGGCGATATTGGCAAATGGGCCGCCATGTACCAACGCTGGCGTGTTCTCCAGTGTTTGGATCAGGTTGGGGTTGAGAGCATCCTTGAGCAGCAGCGTTAGTGCGCCTTGCGCACCAAGGTCGCTGACCTGCACCGGACGCTGATCCCATGTCCACGCCACAACCATTCGACCCAGTCGTTCACGCAGGTCATCAAGGCCATTGGCGAGACACAGAACCGCCATGATCTCTGAGGCAACAGTGATCTGAAAACCATCTTCTCGCAGGATGCCGTTCGCTGGACCGCCCAAACCAATCGTGATCTGGCGCAGTGCACGGTCGTTAAGATCAACGGCACGCTTCCAAACCACACGACGTGGGTCGATGCCCAACGCATTGCCTTGGTGCAGGTGGTTGTCGATCAGTGCAGACAGCAGATTATTAGCAGTCGTGATGGCATGGATATCGCCCGTGAAGTGCAGGTTGAGCTCGTCCATGGGCACGACTTGGGAATAGCCGCCGCCTGCTGCGCCGCCCTTCAGCCCCATGTTCGGTCCCAGAGAGGGTTCACGCAGGGCAATGATGGCGCGTTTGCCTAGACGGTTCAGTGCCTGGCCCAGCCCGACGGTAACGGTCGACTTGCCTTCGCCCGCCGGTGTCGGGTTAATGGAGGTCACCAGAATCAGTTGGCCATCAGGCGCATCTTTCAGGCGTTCCAGAATGTCGATCGACAGCTTGGCCTTGTAGTGCCCATACGGCATCCATTCCTGTTCCGACAGCGAGAGCTGAGCCGCAATCTCACCGATGGGTTTCATGGCCGCCTGCTGAGCGATCTCGATGTCTGAGCCGATACGCTTTTCTACCACAGCATTCTCCCTTTAGCGTGAAGAGACCAATAACCTGTAGATCTCTGGATGATGAACACGTTGCACTGCGTTGTTGTTGTTGCCAGCCACCCATCAGTGGGCCGCTCGGGCACTGCGCATCCGCTTGTCATCTTGCTAGCAAGCGCTGCGCCATAACAGAACAGGGCACCTAAAAAGGTGCCCTGCATCATCGTTATTATGCTTGCGTCCCACCTACGGTAAGCGCGTCCAGCTTGAGTGTTGGTTGCCCGACCCCGACCGGTACAGACTGCCCTTGCTTGCCGCAGACCCCAACGCCTTCGTCCATAGCCGAGTCGTTACCAATCATTGAGACCTGGCGCATAACCTCTGCCCCACTGCCAATCAAGGTGGCTCCTTTGACGGGCGTGGTAATCTTACCGTCTTCGATCAGCCACGCTTCACTGGCAGAAAAGACAAACTGCCCAGACGTGATATCGACTTGTCCACCCCCAAAACTGGAGGCGTACAGCCCATACTTGACGCTGGCAATAATTTCTTCCGGCGCATAGTCACCCCCGAGCATGCAGGTATTGGTCATGCGCGGCATGGGCAGCGATGCATAGGATTCACGGCGACCATTGCCGGTGGGCGCCATGCCCATCAAACGCGCGTTGAGCTTGTCCTGCATGTAGCCGACCAAGATGCCGTCTTCAATCAGCGGCGTGCACTGCCCCGGCGTTCCTTCATCATCTACTGACAGCGAGCCGCGGCAGTCAAGCGGCGTGGCATCGTCAACGATCGTAACGCCTTTTGCGGCGACCTGTTCACCAATGCGCCCCGAGAAGACCGAGCTACCACGACGGTTAAAGTCACCTTCTAGCCCATGACCCACCGCTTCGTGCAGCAGAATGCCCGGCCAGCCGTTGCCCAGCACCACTGGCAGCGTACCGGCGGGTGCTGCCACGGCGTCCATATTGGTCAGTGCTTCCTTGACGGCAGAACGTGCATAACGCTCAGCCACCCCGCGAGCTCGCAGCGTCGCCAGATCGAAGCGACCACCGCCACCCGCACTGCCGCGTTCGCGACGGCCGTTGCGTACCGCAATAACCGAGACGTTGAAACGGGTCATCGGGCGAATATCCGCCGCCAGCGTGCCATCGCTGGCGCGTACCAGAATCACTTCGTAAGACGCGGAAAGCGATACGCTGACCTGCTTAACGCTCGGATCGCAGGCACGTGCGATGCGGTCCGCTTCTTTCAGCCAAGCCACCTTGTCGTCGGCGGTCAGCCCGGACAGCGGATCGGCGCTCGCATAGCGGGTATCGAAAGCACAGGGACGGGCTGCAGCAACACGCCCTTGCTGGCCACTGCGGACGATACGAGAAGCGGTCTGACCGATCTCGCGCAGCGCCACTGCGTCGATGCGGCTGGAATAGGAAAAGCCCGTCCGCTCACCCGCGAGGGCCCGCGCACCAACACCGCTATCAATGCTGTAGCTGGCATCGCGCACTTCGCCATCTTCCAGCGACCAGTGCTCCTGCCAGCCTTTCTGGAAGAACAGTTCGGCCAGATCGACGCCCGGCCCCATGGCATGGCCCAGCGCCACATCCAGCGTGCCGAGATCAAGATCACCCGGCAACAACAGGGTACGCTCGGCTTCCTGCAGCATATCGTCGGCAGAGGGTCTGTGCGTATCCATCATTAGCGAAATCCTTGCGAAGGAAGGACGCCTGAACGCATCAGTGCGTCGTTTCCAGTGTAAAGGTCGGAGCATCCCATGAGCCCTCGACCCGATAATGAAGTTCGGTCAGCTGATTGAACTGGTCACCGAAAAGCCAGTTAGTGCCCAGCAGCACCGCGCCAAGCTGCGGCAGGCCGGTCAGCAGCGCGGCAATCGGTAGTCCCTGCATTACGGGCACGGTTACTCCAACGCGCTGATTGACCGTACGCTGCAGCAGATCGACCTGCCCATCGGCGGAGAAATGTGTCACAGCAGCGTCGATTTCGATCGGGCGGCGCGTGATTAAAATGCCATCACTGAAGGTACCACTGCCCTTGATACTATTGAAGGCTGTACCTGAATGAATCACGTCCGTGAAGTCCAACCGCAGGCGACGCAGGATATTATTGAGGTTCAGCAGTCCAACCATGCGCACCGAAGTGGAATCAATGCTCATGAAACGCCCTGCCTTGACGTCGGTATCCAGCGACCCCGTGGCGGTACCGAGCGTAGGCTGCCACGGTGCTCCCGGCCATGCAAAAGCCATGTCGATCGTACCGCCTTCCGTAGTATGCACCACCTCTGGCTGCCCAAAGGCCGCTAACAGCTCTGCAAAGTCACCCAAATCAAGATGAGCCTTGCCTTGGGTGACACTGGCCTTGCCTGCTTTCATCCAACGGCCTGACATATTCAGCACCGAACCTTTAAAGGCCAGCCTCATATTGTCTAGCGACAGCATGTCTGCCGCCGTCTGCCAGTGCGCCGTCAGATCTCCGACAGCCTGCCCTTTCAGCAAAATCTTCGCAATGCTCAGCGTGCCGTTGGGCACATTCTCTAGCGTTTCCGGCAGTGCGACGGGGTCGACGTGAGGCCGAGGGATGACGAACACTTCATCCGTCAGTTCGTGGCCCTCCTGCTGACGCTCGGACTGCATCAACCCCGTGATGCCATCCAGCGACAGGGTATCCAGCGCCAAATCAAACTGATCCTTCGACCCCGGCAGCCACGTCAGGCGACCGTTTATCAAGTTTCCCGTCGCGTCGATGCGCCACAGGCCCTTCTCATCGGCATTACCGCTGAGGCGCACCTGCCCGAGGCACTGCTGATTCAATGCAATGCACGGCGTGTCGACCAACAGACGGCGGATGGCCGGCGCAGCCGCACTACCCTCTGAAGTTGACGTCGTGCTGTCTTGGTGGCCAACGGCCGTCATGTCGAGCGCCTTGATCGCAGGCATCCACTCATCGATAGCCACTCGCGGCGTAGTCCAATGCACCGTCCAGCCGGGCGAGTCATCCCACGGCTGACGCACCAGCGGCCAGTGTTCGACCCACAGCTGCCCCTGCGTCATGTCGTTGCGCCAGCGGGCCCACAATCGTCGGTCAATCAGCGCACTGCCGTCACCGTGGGTCAGGTCCATATCGACCTTGAGCGGTGCTGCTTCATCAGCCGACTTGCCCAGCGGAGCGGGCAGCGGCAGGGTCACACCCTCTAGAGTACTGTCGATCAGCAGACGCGTAACATCACCAATTTCCAGCAGCGCTCGGTAGGATGTCTGACCGCGTGTGTCCGGTGCCAAACCACGAAAGGCGAGCCAGTCCAGTGCCACTTGTGCATCGGCCTTGCCCTCCACACGAATGTCACCGTCGGCATCCTTGAACGCCAGCGTAGCGTGAGCGGGTCCGCCGAACGCACTGCCCTTGGCGTCGGCCGTCAGGCGCGTCTGATCCCCTATCAGCGAGAAGCGCGCCGTACCCTCAATAGCGCGAATATTCAGATCATGCGGTTGAATGTCCAGCTGACCGCGCTGGATCCGCCCGCTCGCTTCGACCTTGATCGGCTTGCCATCTTCGAACGGCACGTCGACATCTAGCGTGGCCTGTAACGGCCCGCGGGCCTGCCACGGTGCGATCGTCTTCTTCAGAGAGGGTGACAGCGCCGCCTGCTTGAGGACGCGAAGCAGCGCACCTGTATCGCCGGTTACGGGCGAATGCACGATCAGACGGTCGTCTGCATAGCGTGCTTCAGCCTGTCGCCCGACCAGTCCCAATAGCGTGGCACTGTCAATGCGCGCCACCATACGTTCATCACGATAATCCAGATGCCCCGCAACATTCGTCAACGCAGGCCAGCCCGGCAGATAAGCCAACTCGACATCCTGCAGATCAAACGACAGATCAGAACTCAGGTGATGCTCGGCCTTCGCTCCCAGCGGGCGCTCCAGCTTAGCCAGTTCATCTTCCAGCGGCATCGACAGCGCAATGTGCGCACGGTTAACGCGCCCACGATGAATATTGGTCGCCAGCCACTCTCCCAATGCGGGCGGTAAGGCCTGCGTCGGCAACCAGTCCCGGCTGTCCTTGACCACCGCATTCTGCGCATCAAGCGTCATGCTGAATGCGCCTTCACCGCGGTCTGGAGCCCAAAGCGACAGTGCCCCCTGAAGCGTTGCGCCCTCACGCACGATGTCGATCGGGTCGATCTTAAGGCGCCAGTCGCTGTCGTTTTCTCGCTGCCAGGCTAGGCGGGCATGCCCCTGCGACAACGTCCATTCACGCGGGAAAATGCTCGGTAAGAAAAAAGTCGCGCCCGGCGCAAGGGACACATCCAGTGTCCCGTTACGTGTATCGGTCTGCAGTTGGCCGTCGAAAGGCCCCAGGACAGGAATATTGTCCCAGCCCGAAACGCGTGCCTGCTGAAGCTGAGCGCCGACACTGATGCCGTGCGTACCGTCAAACGTCAGCGACAGAGCCGCTACGTGGCCGCGCGGATTAAGCTGTGTCAGGCCACTGCGCAGCCCTGCTGAGGAAGGCAGCATCGGCCATACCATCGACAAATCTGTGATATCGAATGTGGGAAACTGCATGACCAGCGAGTGCGCATCGCCTTTCAGCGTGGCCGTTGACGGCAACTGCGATGGCCCCAACGCGTTTTTGCTGTTGCGATGCTGGAGCAGCATATCCTGCAACTGCCCTTGCCATGCCTGGCCGTTCCAGTGCAACTGACCGTTCAAAGCCAGACGCCCCGTGGCCCACTGGCGCGGCACCACGTCTTCACGTAGCACCATGAAGGAAGGAATATCCACTGCCGCAGAAGCATCGTGGAGACGATGGTCGGCCCATGTAGCGGCCAGCCTGACGCTACCCTGCAACCCCACCTGATAGTGACGCCCGCTGCCCAGCAGTGTTAGCAATTCACCCGCTTGGCGACCGTCCACGTCAATGCCCATCTGCCACGGCACGCCGCGGGTACTGGTAGTAGCCAGCGCCAGCTGCGCCAACGCGGCATCGTCGCCCTGCTGGCGTATGGCCGCCTGCCAGTGAACATCACCGGTAGCGGAATGACTGGACGACAGCGAGGGCAGCTCGAACACCATCGTTCGCTGTAAACCTTGCAGGGTAACGCGGAGATCGTCGATTGCCACATCAGCAGGGCGTAACTGTTCTAGCCATTGATCGATGCGATCCCAACTCAGCCCCTCAGCGTCGTCGCGGTCATCCTTGGAAGAAGAAGAGATCAACAGCCACTGACCATCCGACTGCTGTTGGAGTGCAATATGGGGCTGACTGGCATGTAAAGCGCTCACTACTGCGCCACCGGTCATGGCATGCCACAGGTCGAGTTGCGCGTCGGCCTGCGCCAGCGACACCGCTTGGCGATGCGTAAACGCATCTTCAAGCGTCAGCTGGCTGACCTGTATGCCCAGCGTACTGCCCTTGAGCGATACCACCAGTTCATCGGCATGGCCGTCCAGCTGTTCGGGAATAGGTAGATAGCGACGCCAAGAAGCCAGATCGACATCCCGAAAATGCCACGGCGCGACGTGCAGACTGACGAGCAGCAGCACGATGATCAGTACGAGCGACGCGATCAGCGCCAACCCGCAGCGTAACAGGATTCGGGATACCCGCATCGACCTACCCCAGTACGATGTCGTACTGCTCCTGATAATAGTGGCTTTCGGCCTGGAACCGCACCGGCAGCCCAATAAAGGCCTCCAGCTCGGCTACCGCAGGCGCAGTGTCGTTGAGGAAGCGCTCGACCACCGACGTCGACGCCAGTACCAGATAGCCACTGGCCCGGCTCAGACGATTGATGCGCACGATTTCCCTCAGGATCTCATAGCATAGCGTCTCTGCGGTTTTCTGCGTGCCGCGCCCTCGACATGTCTGACAAGGTTCACACAGGGTCTGTTCAAGACTTTTTCGCGTTCTCTTACGCGTAACCTGCACAAGTCCCAGTTCGGTCACGCCGGACAACTTAGTGCGGGCAAGGTCGTGTTCCAGCGCTTTCTCGAGGGTACGAATGACCTGACGCTGGTGTTCACTTGACGCCATGTCGATGAAGTCGATGATGATGATGCCGCCGAGGTTGCGCAGTCGCAGCTGCCGCGCAATGGCCTGTGCCGCTTCTAGGTTGGTACGGAAGATAGTGTCTTCGAGATTGCGATAGCCCACATAGCCGCCCGTATTGACGTCGATGGTGGTCATCGCTTCGGTCTGATCGAGGATCAGGTAGCCTCCCGACTTAAGTGGCACCTTGCGCTCAAGCGCCTTCTGCAACTCGTCCTCGACACTGTACATCTCGAAGATTGGCCGATCGCCCGTGTAGTGCTCAATGCGCTCGGACAGCGCGGGAATGTAGTCCTCAGCGAACTGCTTGAGCTTCTCGAAGTTTTCACGCGAGTCGACACGCACGCGTTCAACGTCATCGCGCATCAAATCACGCAGCACGCGCAGGAACAGCGGCTGATCGTAATAGAGAAGCGAAGGCGCATGCTGTTCAATGCGTCGCTCCGACAGCTTGCGCCACAGATGAGCCAAGAACTGCATGTCCAGCGCTAGCGCTTCGTCATCGGCCGCCTCGGCCGCCGTTCTTACGATAAAACCGCCCGACAGCAGATCCCCCCACGGCGCACGCAGTGCTTCGATGGTTTGGCGCAACCGCTCGCGGGTCGCCTCATCCTTGATGCGCTGAGACACGCCAAGATGGGAAGCCCCTGGCATGTACACCATGTAGCGGGAAGGCAGTGAGAGGTGCGTGGTCAGACGCGCCCCTTTTGTGCCAATGGGGTCCTTGACCACCTGCACCACCAGCCGCTGTCCTTCATGCAACAGCGTCTGGATGGGGGGGATCTGATCGGCATGCAGCTGCTGTGCAGCCACTTCCTTGACGTGAATGAACGCCGCGCGTTCTAACCCGATATCGATGAAGGCAGCCTGCATGCCAGGAAGCACGCGAACCACCTTGCCCTTATAGATGTTGCCGACGATCCCCTGACGGTGGTGCCGCTCAATGGCCGCCTCCTGAAGGACGCCATGTTCGACCAGTGCAACACGCGTCTCCATTGGCGTCAGGTTGATGAGCACCTCGCCACTCATGAATCACCCCGATTATTCAGACACAGAAGCCCGACGGACACGGCCTGCTGGGCCGCACCCTGCGTCGAGTGCTTCGTGAAACAAGACATAGGATGGTCGTTCGCCACAGCGAACCCGTTTCTTCCAGTCTATAGGGAACATGCGCATAAATGAACCGCATGCGACATGCCACCCATTATGCCAGTGGATCAAGCCCTTGCTGACGCAGCAGCAGCGCGGTTTCTGCAAGAGGAAGGCCAATGACGGCACTGGGACTGCCAGAGAGGCGTGTCACGAACTGACCGCCCCGCCCTTGCAGGGCATAGCTGCCAGCCTTACCGCGTGGCTCGCCAGTCAACCAGTATGCTTTTGCTTCAGCATACGATATCTCTCGGAATGACACTGCGGTCGTTACACTAACGTCGAGTAAGCCCGCCGGTCCGGCGACGCATACCGCCGTTATTACCTCGTGCGTACGGCCGGACAGCCGCATCAACGTGGCAATGGCATCATCGGCATCACGAGGCTTGCCCAGTACCCGCCCGTCACACAGCATGGCGGTATCGGCCGCAACGATGCACCCATGGGCAAAGTGACGCACCCCCGCCTCAGCCTTTAGCCGAGTGACACGACAGACGTAGTCCATTAATGATTCATCGGGAAGATAGCGCTCATCCACGTCGGGGGCATGCTGAGCGGCGACCTGCATGCCCAGCTGCTCCAACAGCTGAAGACGCTGCGGAGAGCCGGACGCAAGAAAGAGAGGTAAGGAAGGTATCATGATGAAGTGCGTAGCAAGACAGCGCTACAGCCAGCGCCGCTGGA harbors:
- a CDS encoding Maf family protein translates to MIPSLPLFLASGSPQRLQLLEQLGMQVAAQHAPDVDERYLPDESLMDYVCRVTRLKAEAGVRHFAHGCIVAADTAMLCDGRVLGKPRDADDAIATLMRLSGRTHEVITAVCVAGPAGLLDVSVTTAVSFREISYAEAKAYWLTGEPRGKAGSYALQGRGGQFVTRLSGSPSAVIGLPLAETALLLRQQGLDPLA